Within the Senegalia massiliensis genome, the region AAAATATAGATTTAATTTTAAAATTGCAATTGTGACAGGTATTATATTATCAATTATAGCCCCTTTAATAGGAACTCCAATTGCAGTTTTAGTTTATGGGGGAGTAACAGGTGGAGGCACAGATATTATATTTGCATGGCTACTTGCAAGTGGACAGAAGATTTTTACAGCTGCATTTATTCCTAGAATTACAGGTAATATTATTGACAAAATAGCTAGTTGTATATTAGTTTTATTTATAATTCAGTATTTACCTTTGAATTTAAGAGCATATCAAAAGAGTAATCAAAATGCATAGAAAAAAACAAATAATATATACGGCTCATTGTATATTAAATCAAAATTCAGTTATTCGAGATTGGGAAAGGTCAAAAGGAGCTTTTAATGATATAGTAAAAATTATAATAGATAATGATATATCAATTATCCAGTTTCCTTGTCCAGAATTTATTTTTTTAGGTGAGAATAGACCACCTATGACTAAGAAAGAATATGATACATATGATTATAGAAATTTATGTGAAAATTTAGTGAATGATATTGTTAAACAAATGGATGAATATTTAAATAATGGCTATCAAATAATTGGAATATTAGGCATAGAAGGTAGTCCAACTTGTGACTCTATAAAAGGTAAGGGTATTTTCATGGAGGAATTATATAAATCTATGGAAAATAATCAAATTGATATTAAAACATTTGATATAACAGAAGATTATGAAGAAGGCAAAGATACAAATATATTTCAAGACTTTAAAAATTTTATAAAAATGTAATGTAAAAGAGTATACTGATTTTTTTGGTATACTTTTTTACATGTATATAATATGAGATAGAATAGATAGTATCTTTAATAGGATGTTTTTTGTTACTTTTAGTAACTATTATAATATAATCAAATCAATAAATATAATTAATAAAATAATAACTTTATAGTATAAAGTTTAATATGTTATACTAATATAGATAATTAACTAATAAGGATGATGTAAATGAAAAATTATAGTGCATTTGATGTAATAGGTCCTAAGATGATAGGACCATCTAGCTCTCATACGGCAGGTGCTGCAAGACTTGCAAGAATTGCTTCAAAGCTTATAAAATCAGATATAATAAAGGTGGATTTTTTACTTCATGGATCTTTTGCAAATACTTATAGAGGCCATGGAACAGATAGAGCATTAATGGCTGGATTGTTGGGATTTATAGAATATGATGAAAATCTAAAAAACTCCTTAGAAATTGCAAACAAAAAAGGAATTAATTATAATTTTATACCTACTGATTTAGGAGATGCTCATCCTAATACAGTAAAATTTTTAATATATCAATCTAATGGCAAAATAGTAGAACTTATGGGATCTTCCATAGGTGGAGGTAATATAAAAATTACTGAAATAAATGGAATGAAATTAGAATTTGTAGGAGAATATCCAACACTTATAGTGAAACATATAGATGGCCCTGGTGTAATTACAAAAATAACAAAAGTATTAGCTGATGAAAATATAAATATAGCATTTATGAGCGTATACAGACAAAGTAAAGGAAAAGATGCACTTATGGTTTTAGAATGTGATAATAAACTTTCAGATAAACTTATAAAATCTATAAAAAATTCCTCGGGAAATGTTGAAGAAGTTTATGTTATAGATGCTTTATAGAAAAGAGGTAAGCAAATGTATAATTTTAAAGATGGAAAAGAACTTTTAAATATATGTAGAAAAGAAGATAAAAAAATTTGGGAAGTAATGATAGCAAGAGAAGTTGAAAATTCAGAAAAGAATTATGATGAAATATTTGAAATAATGAGAGAAAATTTAATTACTATGATTAATGCAGTAGAAAAAGGTCTGAATAGTAGTTTGAAATCAATGGGTGGACTTGTTGGTGGAGATGCTAAAAAGCTTAAAGAAAGATATATGAATTCAAATACTCTTTCTGGTAAAAGAACAATGAAAGCAGTAGCAGCAGCTATGGCTGTTTTAGAAGTAAATGCTACTATGGGGCAAATTGTAGCAGCTCCTACTGCTGGGTCATCTGGAATAGTACCAGGAGTATTGTATATGATGAAAGATGAATACAGTATAGAAGATGATAGGTTAATAAAAGCTCTTTTTACAGCTTCTGCTATAGGATATATTATCACAAAAAATGCTACAGTAGCAGGAGCAGATGGAGGATGTCAAGCTGAAACAGGGTCAGCAGCAGCAATGGCAGCAGCAGCTCTTGTTGAAATTGAAGGTGGAGAACCTAGTGAATCCTTAGAAGCAGCATCTATGACTATAAAAAATATATTAGGGTTAGTTTGTGATCCTATAGCAGGCCTTGTAGAAAGTCCATGTGTTAAAAGAAATGCAATTGGAGCTACAAATGCACTTATATCTGCTGATATGGCTCTTGCTGGAATTAAAAGTATAATACCTTTTGATGAAGTAGTAGATGCCATGTATAATGTTGGAAGGTCTCTTCCAGTTGCTTTAAGAGAAACGGCTTTAGGAGGTCTCGCTGCTACTCCTACTGGTAAAAAAATTGCAAGAGATATTCTAGGTAATAATTAAAATTATATAAAGGGGATGTATAAAGTGGGTTGTTGTCAAAAAGAAAAATTTGTTTTTACAGACATTTCAAAAGAAGACAAGAATAATATTGATTTAATTTTAAAGAAGTATGATGGTAGAAAAGGCACTCTTATTAGCATACTTCAAGAAGTTCAAGAAAAATATAATTATCTTCCTATTGATATATTGAATTATATATCACTTAAAACAGGTGTAAAGCCTGCCAAAATTCATGGGGTTGCTACATTTTATACACAGTTTAGATTAAATCCTGTAGGAGAGAATATGATAATGCTTTGTCAGGGAACAGCTTGTCATGTAAATGGTTCTAAAACAATAGAAGAATCAATATTTGATGAATTAAATATAAAAGATGGAGAAACTACTGATGATGGACTTTTTACACTTATAAATGTAGCTTGTCTTGGATGTTGTAGCTTGTCTCCAGTTATGATGATAAATGATGATACATTTGGAAATCTAACTGCTGAAAAAGCAAAACAAATTATTAGAAGTATAAAGGAAAATAGCAAAAGAAAGGGGGCATAAAAATGAAGATAATAGTAGGGCAAGGTAGTTGTGGTATAGCTGCTGGTGCAAATAAGGTATATGATAAATTATCATACGAGATAAAAAATAATAATTTAGATATAGAATTATCATCTACTGGTTGTATAGGAATGTGTTATTTAGAGCCTATTATAGATGTTATACATGAAGGTAAAAAAATTACATTTGTTAATATGGATGAAAATAAAGTTAGTATACTACTTAATAATATATATACAGATAACATTTCTGTGAATGAATTTACTATTGATAAAAAAGATATAGAAATACTATCAAAACAAAATCGTGTTGCTCTTAAAAATTGTGGTAATATAAATCCTGAAAGCATAGATGAATATATAAATACAGACGGGTACAAAGCTCTTGAAAAGGTTTTAAAGGATATGAGTCCTGATGAGGTAATTGATGAGATTAAAATATCAGGCTTAAAAGGGAGAGGTGGAGCTGGATTTCCTACTTGGTTTAAATGGAACGCAGCAAAAAATTCCCCCGGAAATAAAAAATATGTAGTATGTAATGCAGATGAAGGAGATCCTGGTGCATTTATGGATAGAAGCATATTAGAAGGAGATCCACATAGATTAATTGAAGGTATGATAATAAATGGATATGCCATGGGTGCAGATGAAGGTATAGTATATGTAAGAGCAGAGTATCCACTTGCTATAAAGCGTCTTAGTAATGCAATTAATGAGGCAGAAAAAAAGGGTTATTTAGGTGAAAATATATTTGGAGAAAATTTTAAATTCAGTTTAAGAATAAAAGCTGGTGCAGGAGCTTTTGTTTGTGGTGAAGAAACTGCACTTTTAGAATCTCTTCAAGGTGAACGTGGAATGCCTAGATTAAAACCACCTTTTCCAGCACAAAAGGGATATTGGAATAAACCAACTAATATAAACAATGTTGAAACATTGGCAAATGTAGCTTATATAATATTAAACGGAGGGAAAACCTTTGCAAACCTTGGGACTGAAAATAGTAAAGGTACAAAAGTATTTGCTTTAACTGGAAAAATAAAAAAAGGTGGACTTGTAGAAGTTCCTATGGGAATAACTTTAAGAGATGTAATATATGAAATAGGTGGAGGAATAAAAGAAGATAGAGAATTTAAAGCTGTACAAATGGGAGGACCATCAGGAGGCTGTATACCAAAACACCTTTTAGATACTTCCGTTGACTATGAATCAATATCTAAAATTGGCGCTATAATGGGTTCAGGTGGAATGGTAGTAATGGATGAAACAACTTGTATGGTAGATATGGCAAGATTTTTCTTAGATTTTACTAGAAAAGAATCATGTGGTAAGTGTATTCAGTGCAGATTAGGTACTAAAAGAATGCTTGAAATATTAACTAGAATTTGTGAAGGGAAAGGGAAAATTGGAGATATAGAACTTTTAGAAGAATTAGGTACAAAAATAAAAGAAGGTTCACTGTGTGGACTAGGACAAACTGCACCAAATCCAGTACTTAGCACTATAAGATATTTCCGTGATGAATATGAAGCTCACATTCATGATAAAAAATGTCCTTCAAAAGCATGTAAGGAATTAGTTGAATATAGTATTTCAGAAGATAAAT harbors:
- a CDS encoding CD3073 family putative ECF transporter S component, coding for MKSNVFNSTNSMVIASLGIVINIVFGTVIQFIQIPLLFLDTIGTIFVAVVLGPFAGAMTGGLTNIIQGMITNPKNIPFAIVNIAIGLIVGLIAKKYRFNFKIAIVTGIILSIIAPLIGTPIAVLVYGGVTGGGTDIIFAWLLASGQKIFTAAFIPRITGNIIDKIASCILVLFIIQYLPLNLRAYQKSNQNA
- a CDS encoding CD3072 family TudS-related putative desulfidase produces the protein MHRKKQIIYTAHCILNQNSVIRDWERSKGAFNDIVKIIIDNDISIIQFPCPEFIFLGENRPPMTKKEYDTYDYRNLCENLVNDIVKQMDEYLNNGYQIIGILGIEGSPTCDSIKGKGIFMEELYKSMENNQIDIKTFDITEDYEEGKDTNIFQDFKNFIKM
- the sdaAB gene encoding L-serine ammonia-lyase, iron-sulfur-dependent subunit beta: MKNYSAFDVIGPKMIGPSSSHTAGAARLARIASKLIKSDIIKVDFLLHGSFANTYRGHGTDRALMAGLLGFIEYDENLKNSLEIANKKGINYNFIPTDLGDAHPNTVKFLIYQSNGKIVELMGSSIGGGNIKITEINGMKLEFVGEYPTLIVKHIDGPGVITKITKVLADENINIAFMSVYRQSKGKDALMVLECDNKLSDKLIKSIKNSSGNVEEVYVIDAL
- the sdaAA gene encoding L-serine ammonia-lyase, iron-sulfur-dependent, subunit alpha, coding for MYNFKDGKELLNICRKEDKKIWEVMIAREVENSEKNYDEIFEIMRENLITMINAVEKGLNSSLKSMGGLVGGDAKKLKERYMNSNTLSGKRTMKAVAAAMAVLEVNATMGQIVAAPTAGSSGIVPGVLYMMKDEYSIEDDRLIKALFTASAIGYIITKNATVAGADGGCQAETGSAAAMAAAALVEIEGGEPSESLEAASMTIKNILGLVCDPIAGLVESPCVKRNAIGATNALISADMALAGIKSIIPFDEVVDAMYNVGRSLPVALRETALGGLAATPTGKKIARDILGNN
- the nuoE gene encoding NADH-quinone oxidoreductase subunit NuoE, which gives rise to MYKVGCCQKEKFVFTDISKEDKNNIDLILKKYDGRKGTLISILQEVQEKYNYLPIDILNYISLKTGVKPAKIHGVATFYTQFRLNPVGENMIMLCQGTACHVNGSKTIEESIFDELNIKDGETTDDGLFTLINVACLGCCSLSPVMMINDDTFGNLTAEKAKQIIRSIKENSKRKGA
- a CDS encoding NADH-ubiquinone oxidoreductase-F iron-sulfur binding region domain-containing protein, producing MKIIVGQGSCGIAAGANKVYDKLSYEIKNNNLDIELSSTGCIGMCYLEPIIDVIHEGKKITFVNMDENKVSILLNNIYTDNISVNEFTIDKKDIEILSKQNRVALKNCGNINPESIDEYINTDGYKALEKVLKDMSPDEVIDEIKISGLKGRGGAGFPTWFKWNAAKNSPGNKKYVVCNADEGDPGAFMDRSILEGDPHRLIEGMIINGYAMGADEGIVYVRAEYPLAIKRLSNAINEAEKKGYLGENIFGENFKFSLRIKAGAGAFVCGEETALLESLQGERGMPRLKPPFPAQKGYWNKPTNINNVETLANVAYIILNGGKTFANLGTENSKGTKVFALTGKIKKGGLVEVPMGITLRDVIYEIGGGIKEDREFKAVQMGGPSGGCIPKHLLDTSVDYESISKIGAIMGSGGMVVMDETTCMVDMARFFLDFTRKESCGKCIQCRLGTKRMLEILTRICEGKGKIGDIELLEELGTKIKEGSLCGLGQTAPNPVLSTIRYFRDEYEAHIHDKKCPSKACKELVEYSISEDKCIGCGLCKRNCPVEAISGEKKLVHIIDLDKCIKCGKCMEVCKFSAIKIG